The sequence below is a genomic window from Candidatus Acidulodesulfobacterium acidiphilum.
CAAAAGTGAAAATAATAAATTTCGACCATTTTGCTGCTACGAAAATGAGGCAGGAAGTAAAAGATGCAATGGAGCCTTACTTTATGTCCGAATACGGCAATCCTCAAAGCATTCACACCTTAGGCGACGAACCGAGGGAAGCATTATCTAAAGCCAGACTGCAGGCCGCCGAACTTTTAAATGCTTCAAGCAATGAAGTCATATTTACGGGGAGCGGTTCCGAATCGAACAACCTTGCAATAAAAGGAACGGCTTTCGCGAAAATGGATAAAGGCAAACATATAGTCGTTTCTAAAATAGAACATTTCAGCGTTTTAAATTCCGTTAAATCTTTAGCAAAACTGGGTTTCGAGTTCACCGAAGTTCCCGTCGACAAATACGGTTCGGTCGATCCGCAGGAAGTTAAAAACGCTTTAAGAAAAGATACGATATTAGTAAGTATCGGACAGGCATCTAACGAGATAGGAACTATTCAGGATATCAAGGAAATTTCAAAAATAGTCCATGAGAACTCCGCTGCGTATATGCATACAGACGCAAATACTTCATGCGGTTTTACCGAAACCGACGTTAAGGAACTCGGCGTAGATATGCTTTCTGCCGCACCGCACAGATTTTACGGACCCAAAGGCGTCGGTCTTTTTTATCTTAAAAAAGGAATACGCATAATGCCTCTTATAGACGGGGGAATTCAGGAATTCGGCCGCAGGGCGGGTACAGAAAACGTGCCGGCCATTGCCGGAGCGGGAGTCGCATGCGAACTTGCCAAAAAAGAGCTGAAGGACAGGACGTCTTATCTTCTGCCGATTCAAAAAACCATCAAAGAAGGCGTGCTTAACAGCCT
It includes:
- a CDS encoding cysteine desulfurase — encoded protein: MRQEVKDAMEPYFMSEYGNPQSIHTLGDEPREALSKARLQAAELLNASSNEVIFTGSGSESNNLAIKGTAFAKMDKGKHIVVSKIEHFSVLNSVKSLAKLGFEFTEVPVDKYGSVDPQEVKNALRKDTILVSIGQASNEIGTIQDIKEISKIVHENSAAYMHTDANTSCGFTETDVKELGVDMLSAAPHRFYGPKGVGLFYLKKGIRIMPLIDGGIQEFGRRAGTENVPAIAGAGVACELAKKELKDRTSYLLPIQKTIKEGVLNSLDEVYLNGHPEKRLPNNLNFVVKYIEGESMLMWLNNNGIMVASGSACTSKILKSSHVLSAIGVDAALAQGSLLISLGEDNTIEDAQYFVKELPSVVEKLRKMSPLYEEVMRQNKK